The sequence tattttaagaattggtatatgcttaaaaaaaaaaaaagaattggtataTGCTGCCATTATAACCtacattttgttaaatataatatattttaaagatttttatttatttgtcaagagagagcacaagcagggggagcagcaggctccctctgagcaaggagcccaatgggggacttgaccccagaaccctgggatcatgaccctagccaaaggcagacacttaaccgactgagccacccaagtgtccctgtattttcttaactgtttaagtgatctctatacccaacatggggcttgaactccctaACCTGAGATCAAGtgagccagccacatgccccTAAATATAACTCAAACTTCACAATTCAGTTccactgaaatctttttttccacTCTTACTATGATACGTTATTTCTGGGGGATGTTTTGGCTGCAATTAACTGAAAACTCTGACTCAAAATGGCTTATTTCTTAGAAGCCTAGAGGGGGGCCTTGGAAGGTGTTTCCAAGGCCTAGGCTTTTTATATCTCTCCACACTGCGGTCCTCAGGACCCAGCCTTGCCTGCAGGAAGGCTCCCACATGGCACAAATGCAGGAGTCATGTCCAAAGGGTAAAGCCTTCCTTGGTTTCCTGTAGATTTCCTATCATTTTCCTGCTCCAGAATTGGGCCAGTAACCCTGCCCATTCCTAATGAGATTACTTTAATTGGCTTAGACAAGCCCTGCAGTACTTAACTATGTGGGGGAGGAATGGCAACCCAAATTAAGTTAGCCTTCTGTTAGAATGAAGAAGGGGCTAAGGGCTGTTGAGTTAGCAACCCACAGGTGCACTCACAGCCTTTTACATGAATTCAATTTTAGTGGTTCTGGATGGTTTTGGATGAGGTACTGACTTTTCATAGACAGTactcttgtgatttctgtatttACAGATAAGGATTTGGAGGCTCAGAGGAAGTGAAATGACTTGTCCAGGCTCACACAGCTAGTACTTGTGGTAGAGTTGGAACTTAAAAGATCTTCTGACTCAGAATCTTGTTGCTAACTCAAGTTATATTGTCTAAAAATGGCTTTACTCCACCCATAAAAATCCTGTTCATTGCTGAAGGTATGATTTAAACACCACAACACAAATCTTATGTAAAATTAATCAAAAGCCTTAGTTAATCTGTACCAGTCCCCAGAGAGTGAATCACTCTTTGTTCAGATATAAGTATGTTGCTTATACTTCTCTTTAACCAGTCACTTAATGTTGATTTCACTGGCTACCTATGTGAGCCTCTCTCTGCTCACTAGACTTAGAGAGTGGAGACTATCTAATTACGGTGAGCCACTAGTGTTCAGTACCTAACAGGACTTGGTAATTGTTTGAAATTCAACAAAGGACTTGTTCAGAGTCATAGTTAGGAAAAGGAATAGTGCTAGGACCAGAAGCGTTCCATCAGAACACTCCCAGTGGTCTTCCTGGTATACTTATCATGTTCTAGGAGGACAACTTCCTGTGCTCTGCAGTCAATCATTTACCATTCATTTGGTACTTGGGCTTCGTGCACCTGGTGTGTGCTAGCTGTGGGATGAACACTGGGAGCACACTGGCAGCGCTGTCCAGGAGGGAATGCAAACACAGACAAAGTGGATGGGAAGCAAGGCTGGCTGACTCCCTCCAGATCCTGGTTGAGCAGTCTCAGATAAAAGCAGTAAGGGAGATTCAGAAAGGTGTGAAACCTTGTGCCTGTCTTCAAAGGAGTGATGCTTTAAGCCGCGAGACAACTAAGTACAGATTAAAACAACTTGGCAGTGCTCAAAGTTCTTAACAAAAGATTTGTATACTTGGCTGTAGGTAGATTATGTCTcaattaaaaagatgaaatgaagCAGGGGAAAAAACAGGCTTCAACCTACTACCCATGATGTTTGAAATGCATGATGACAACATGAATTTTATGTTTAGAGATCTTTAAGGAAGTTAATTGAACCCAACTAGTTGTTGAGGGTCAAGTTGATGAGGgtaagaatgagtattctgtgaAAGGAGAGAGATTTTGAAAGTGGACAGGCAGTATAAGGGTTAATTACACAGACTGTTGGCAAGCAGGCGATTGGTATCCTTAAGAACATTTTtaagcctgtttccccatctgtaaaatgaggataatagaaCCTCTTTCCTAGTCTAAAATGGTGCATGTTAGGGGCTTAATATAGCCTGGCATATAATATCTTAATACATGTAGTACTGGTAGGAAAGCGTGTAAACGGATTGTTAACGTATTGGGTATCGATGTGGAAAAGGAGGAGTTAAAAAGAATGCCAAGGTTTCTACCCTGGGAGGTACAGTCAGTCATTAATGGAACCAGGAAAGATGTGAAAGACCTTTCTGGTTGGGGTTCATCAGTGCCTTTTTTTGAACTAGCCTAATAAACATGCACTAAGAGCACATGAAGTCGATCCAATTTGGTGAGCTAGGGCTCTGCTAAGGTGTTGAGCCAGCAAAAGGGTAGGGCCCCGAGTATGGGCTCGGGGAAGTCTTCCCAGAAACGATGATGGTTGCATGTAGTCAAGGATGAGTAAACTTGGAGATGAAGGCGGGTGGGAAGGGCAttccagagagagacaaacacaaGCAAAGGCAGTGACTCCATGAAGCTATAGACAGTTTGTGTTTCTAGGGCACAAAAAATAAGATGGTGAAGGGGTGGGAAAGAAGGGGCTGCCGAGATGGGCAGAATCCAATCCTCAGTCACCACTGACTGGCCTTGCCATGCTACTAGGCTGCTCCAGCCCCTTCCTGGCCTGAGCTCTGGGGATAGTGTTGCCGCCCTGTGCAGGCAACAGGTGCAGGCATTTTCAGCCTTGGACCCCTCCACCCTGTTATTGCAGGCCTGACATATCCTGTTTTTCTAAGCTTACCCCACGGGGTGGGCAGACAGGACCAGCTAGATTAGAGTGTTTGGAAAAGGGTTAGTGAGGTGCCCAGGCTGTGTCACTCATGCCAGGGGctgagattttttcccccctttcctggTGGCTAGGACACTCCCTGAGGAGGCAGGGGTGTGACCCATCCCACCCACGGTCCATGCGTCATTTATCAGAACATCTTTGATAAGCATCTGTTAAAAGAAAAGCATTGTGTTAGGTGCTTGAAATACACTGAGAAATAACTCCATCCTGCCACTTGATGACAGCCCCATCCAATTGTAAAGGTACTTTATAAACACCCAAGAGAACGTCACAAGGCATAGGAGTTGTAATAACAGCAGCAGGCTTTTATTTAGCATAAATAAAAGGCTGAACCAGGCTCTGGGCTAAATATTATATCTGAGTCTTACTTAACCCTCAtaacaatctttttcttttttttttttctttttttttttttagattttgtttttaactaatcTGAACACCCAACACGGGGTTTGAACTTACAACACCAAggaaagagttgcatgctctaccaactgagccagccaggcatccctaatgtTCATAACATTCTTAATAAAATAGTCTCCTTTTATGACTAGGAAACTGCACACAGAGggtaaagtgacttgcccaaggtcatagagctTCTGAGTGGTGGAGCCCTGAGTACCCAGGCAGTTAGCCTCCAGCATCTCCACTGTTTACTGCCACCCAGAGAAGTTTTTAAGccttttatgttaaataaatgctATGAATTGAGAAAAGGGAGCAGTTAACTGGTTGAAGACATCCACAAAGCCTTCCTGGAGAAGGTGGGACCTGATTTGGCCTTGAAGCATGGGTCGAATGGGGATAGGAAAAGAGTAAATTATCAATTTAATCACCCCTCTCCTTTGAATCTTCACTATCCTCCTAGAATGGTAAAGCTGACAGGGACCTGAAGATCATCTGACCGAGGGGTTCTCAGACTTTCTTAGGATTTGGACATTTTTGTTTAAGTAAAAGAGAGATGTTTCCTGTGAGAGAGGGCCACTTGTATCTTTACTGtctggaggaagagaaggcaaaGGCAGGAACGAAggggaagttttttttaaaggttttatttattcatttgacagaaagagacagcgagagagggagtacaagcagggggaatgggagaggaagaagcaggcttccccggaTGCCgggctcaactccaggaccctgggatcatgacctcagccgaaggcagacgcttaaccactgagccacccaggtgcccccaaaggggACATTTTAAACGTGAGGAGCCAGCTGGCCCTTTGCTACTGCCTGTTGTCTGTTTTCCCTCGTGTCTTGCCTGACACTGAATCATTGGGAACTACAGATGGGCCATAGAGGGTGAATGAAAGGAGCGGGGCTTAGAACTGAGGATGCTGAAAACGAATGCCGTGTTAGTTGGACAGGGTCTTGATAAAAGAGTCGAACACTGTGGGATTGGAGTGTGAGTGTCCGTCTCCCTTCCCTGCATCCCAcactgccttgtgatctctgggACACATACCAGCCACTGTATCCCTATagggtcttgtctttttttttttttaagattttatttacttgagaaagagagcacacaagaagagggagaagcaggctccctgctgagcaaggagcccaatatgggactcgaccccaggaccccaggattatgacctgagcggaaggcagacccttaactacctgagccacccaggcgtccccagggtCTTGTCTTATAAGAGAAAGGGGCAGGCAGCACCTTTCTCACTGTCACCTCTGCCTTCTCTAGATACATGCAGGTGAAATTTGTCTGTATTCGGACTCAGTCAAACAGGAAGAGAACCTCAAAGGCGGACATGTGCCCAGCGTACTTGCTCCTGCGATATAATGAGAAACTGGATAGACTGTTCATCAGTGAACTCAACACCCAGCATATCCATGTTGACTCCAAACCTGCAGGTCCTAGAGGAGACACCGCTGACAAATCTCAAAAGACAGTGTGCCTGCAGAAACCCCAGCCTGAGAAGTCTGCGATCAAGAAAGACCTTGACCTGGCCGAGAAGTCCCCCATTGAACCATCATTTTGCTTAGATAAGGCCCAAGTACCCTCAAAGCCAGAGCAGGAGGGCATCACTCCTTCTGACCTGGCCCAGATAGCAAAAGTGATGAAGAACTTTCTTAAGGTGGACGAGGGTTCCATGGCCTCTCTCAGCGTGGGCAACAGCCAAGACCTGGACCGGCTCAGCTTCCAGAGCAGCAAGATGAGCGATCTGTTCACCCGCTTCCCAGAGAATCTCTTGCTACACCGGGTGGAGAATGCCCAGGGCCACATCCTTTATGCTTTCTTGGTGGAGAACAAGGAACGAGAGGGCCGCGTGGTACACTTTGCTGTGCTTCAGGCTGAGACCGCTACCTCCGTGGCCAAGATGCTGAGTATCTTCACAGAGTTCAACTCCGATTGGCCCAAGGTCAAGGTGGTGTTTGTGGACCCGTCCTTCCCTCACCGCGCCATCCTGCAGGAGATCTTCCCTGCTGCGCGTATCCTCCTCTCCATCTACCACACCACCCGGCTCCTGGAGAAGAAGTTGCATCGGAGTTCAGCAAATCCATCCTTTAAAAGGCTCATGAAGGAAGCCCTGCGGGAGGCCGTGTTTGTCACCTCTGACACCAGCCTCCAAAATCTCCGTCAGATGTCTCAAGCCGTACTAGATGAGCAGCTCTTCGGCTTCCTGCAGGCCCACTGGTTCTCCTGTGAACTGCTCTGGTACATGCACGTGAGGAAAGGCCTGCACGCGTGTAACACGTATATGGACAGCCTAGACGTGGTCACCAGCAAGGTGTCCAGCCTCTTCCGGGAACAGCAGTCTCTGCCGGACTGCATCCTCCGCTTTGTGGATTATATAGACTTCTTTAATACCAAAGGCTTGAAGAACGTGCCCACAGCTCCTCCCAAGTTAAAGAGAGCCCGGCCAGCCAGTGTGCCACCAAAGCCCAAGAAGGCATTCGGAGCCTGTTGGGGGAGCCTCCCCAGGCTCGCCGTGGAAGAGCCCAAGTCAGGCGCACAGCGGGTGGAGCTGGAGCAGCAGCCACAGGTGCGGCCCTCCCAGGGCGGCATGCTAGACGCCTTGCACGGCAGTGGCTCCCAACTGGCCTATAAGCTGTGCCAGAACGAGTGGGAGGTGGTACAGAACTCCACTCACCTGGTGGACCTGGCTGGCTCCTCGGTGGACATTCAGCTACTAGAGGATTCTCACCAGGTGAGCAAAGACGGCCGTAGCTGCAGCTGTTCCTTTCAACGCTGGTACCACCTGCCATGCCGGCACATTTTGGCCCTGCTGCACACCAGCCAGAAGCCCGTGGGAGAAGCCATGGTGTGCCGCCGGTGGCAAAAGAGGTACCAGCACCTCCTTGGGCCCAGTGGGGAGCTCCGGGACCCCCTCATGGTCCTAAACACAGGCCAGCCTGGGAAAGAAGGACGGAGTGACATGATTCAGGACCTAAGTAGGGAGCTAGCAAACCTGCTCATGCAGACCGAGGGGCCAGAGCTGGAGGAGCGCTGTTCCACCCTGCGCAAGATCGTGGACATCTGGGCGGACCCCTGCCAGCCGCCTGAGCCCAGTCAGCAGCCAGAGGACTTCAAGGATGTGGGCCGCCTCCCTTTCCTCTGGGGAAggccagaggaaggggagggccTCCCTCTCACTGGAGCCATGATTCACAACTGAAACACTTGCACTGGCACACCGGACCACAGACCCCTCTCCTTGGAAGTCTGGGAACTCAAGGCAGGCAGGACATGCCAGGGGTCAGCATTTTCACCAGTGTCTTCCTAGGTAGGGCTAGGAAGATTGTTACAAGAGGGGGAAGAGGAACCCCACTGTGTGACAGTCCTTTGAATCCACCCCTTTTCTGCCCTACCTTTGTCATTCCTCCAGAGCCTCCTCCTGTGTCAAGGCCAAAGTTATCTTCGTGCTGAAAGGTCACCCCTCTTTCTGCCCTGACTCCTGAGATCAGATATTACTACCATTAGAGAGATGAACTCCTGCCCAGGATTGGGTGAGACAAAATACACCTGGTAAAAGGACCTATTTTCAGGGACAAAGGGACAGGGTGATCCTTGACTGTTGCTGCTCTTTACAAAGATTCTGttatttgtacttatttttattcatgttaaataaaagttgtggggttttgttttttttgtttgtttgttttatttgactgagagagatcacaagtaggcagagaggcagacagagaggggggggggaagcaggctccccgctgagcagagagtcggatgtggggctggatcccaggaccctgagatcatgacctgagccgaaggcagaggctttacccactgagccacccaggcacctctgtgttgttttttttttgtttgtttgtttgtttttaataaaatcaaagaagcagGTGAAATGGCGTGCTGCCTGAACAGGGAAGGAATGTAATGGAGGTTGTAGAGTGCAAAGCACGTGATGCCTTAAATTCAAAGACTTAGCAGTCCACCACCAACTTAATCCTCTTCCTACCAATCAAGGCTTCAACACGGATTTCAGGCTGCCTAGAATTCTACGAGGAAGTCAAATAGATGTGGGGCAGGGGGAAACCTAAACCCAGATTCCACTGCCTATATTTGCTGGGGGACTGTGGGCAAGTTTCTGATTTCTTTAACCCCGggcttctcatctgtaaagttaaGTGTTGGTCAGTTCTAATCCCAATATACCCTCTAGATTTATATAAACAGAGcattttccttccagttctaagCCCCAGTATGGGCTTCTGTTGTTGCTAGTTAATAGTTTTAATCACTTAAAACCTGGGAGCTATCCGGCTTTCCCAGATGTCATCTTCAGGGGAACCGAGGTCAAAGGTGGCAGTCAGTCTTGGCTCCTGCACTGGTCTGCCATGACCTCAAGTCACAGGACCATTCTGGATCTGTTTCTTCTGTAAAAcactggagggggtggggctagTCAACACAAGGTTCATCTCTCATAAGGAGATCTGGATTTCCTCAACAGTTATGGCTGGGCCCCTGACCCCTGGTGGAGAAGTCAGAATCTGAGACCTGGGCCCCAGTTTCCCCATCAGGCCGGAGACAGTACAAGCCCATAGCCACcctttcccacccccaacccctcggGAGGAGGTTGGAATTTgaccataaaagaaagaaaaatccataaagcactgctatttattttcctttttcattttcggCCTCGGAGGAGTTTCCATAGTAACACAGCCTTCCAgagtcttcttccctccctccctgccccctccccgccccccctacAGACGCGGGGCTTCGGAGTCCAGCCTCAGGGCTCAGGCTCGCGTGGATGCTAGTGTCCTCGGGCTTTCATTGGTTACCGCCAGCCGAGCCCCTCGTAACCCTAGGAACAGCACCCGCCCACAAATCGCCGGGCTACGATTGGTCTAATCCCCCCAAACCGAACGCGAACTCTTCAGGCCATTGGCCCAAGTCACGGCGAAGCTGGTGCCGCGGTTGGTGAGCCTAGAGGTCAGTCAGAGTCAGAGGCAGGGTCAAATAGGGAGAAATGGCGACGGAGGCAGGCAGTGGGTGAGTGATTCTGAAGGGTGGAGGTGTGAGGCGATTGATGATGGTGGTCAGCCGTGACACGGCTCCcaaaggggtgggaggttgactTCTCTTCTGGCTCCGGCCGGACTCCGAATGGGAACGTCTGATACCTACATCCTCCCACCCGGGTTAGAGGTGAGAGGTCAGAGGCCGCGTCCCCACTCGGGTGTTTGGACCTCAGGTACTCGAAAACAGTGAGGATCCCGAACCAAAGACTCAGCTTCCAGCTACTTATGGAGTAATGGtgggaaagtcacttaacctctttgaacctcaatttctcatctgtaaaatggggatagtaaccGGGTTTGGGGCCAAATAGACGAAGCTTTTAAACACAGTACTGCAGTTAATAGAGGGGTTTatggagaggcaggagaagcCAAGCACATGTGATAGCTCCTGTGCGTGGTTCAAGGGCTTGAGGCTCAGGAAGAGTCACTGACTTGCCTAGAATCATACAATTTGGGGCGCAATTAGGTTCTCATATATATACTAGGACCAAATGGAAGAATGGATGCCAAGCGGTAATCTGTAAATATAAAGtgctaaacaaatatttaaaaagatatctaggggggtggggaggccataTGCACCTCCACCCCTCACACCCACTTAAATCTCTGAGAACTGAATCTTTCCAATCTTTCCATGCCCAGCTTATCAGTTAGGTCTCAGCTACAATGTCgtcctctctccccaccaagAGACACCTTCCCTTCCCGCCTTAGctacatttctctccctctcccatcttaCTGTC comes from Mustela nigripes isolate SB6536 chromosome 7, MUSNIG.SB6536, whole genome shotgun sequence and encodes:
- the ZSWIM3 gene encoding zinc finger SWIM domain-containing protein 3 isoform X2, producing the protein MAARYMQVKFVCIRTQSNRKRTSKADMCPAYLLLRYNEKLDRLFISELNTQHIHVDSKPAGPRGDTADKSQKTVCLQKPQPEKSAIKKDLDLAEKSPIEPSFCLDKAQVPSKPEQEGITPSDLAQIAKVMKNFLKVDEGSMASLSVGNSQDLDRLSFQSSKMSDLFTRFPENLLLHRVENAQGHILYAFLVENKEREGRVVHFAVLQAETATSVAKMLSIFTEFNSDWPKVKVVFVDPSFPHRAILQEIFPAARILLSIYHTTRLLEKKLHRSSANPSFKRLMKEALREAVFVTSDTSLQNLRQMSQAVLDEQLFGFLQAHWFSCELLWYMHVRKGLHACNTYMDSLDVVTSKVSSLFREQQSLPDCILRFVDYIDFFNTKGLKNVPTAPPKLKRARPASVPPKPKKAFGACWGSLPRLAVEEPKSGAQRVELEQQPQVRPSQGGMLDALHGSGSQLAYKLCQNEWEVVQNSTHLVDLAGSSVDIQLLEDSHQVSKDGRSCSCSFQRWYHLPCRHILALLHTSQKPVGEAMVCRRWQKRYQHLLGPSGELRDPLMVLNTGQPGKEGRSDMIQDLSRELANLLMQTEGPELEERCSTLRKIVDIWADPCQPPEPSQQPEDFKDVGRLPFLWGRPEEGEGLPLTGAMIHN
- the ZSWIM3 gene encoding zinc finger SWIM domain-containing protein 3 isoform X1, which codes for MELGSCFKTYEDFKECFSAYKKENRCSFILRDCVSVRFHNLNHGTSIREDILYMQVKFVCIRTQSNRKRTSKADMCPAYLLLRYNEKLDRLFISELNTQHIHVDSKPAGPRGDTADKSQKTVCLQKPQPEKSAIKKDLDLAEKSPIEPSFCLDKAQVPSKPEQEGITPSDLAQIAKVMKNFLKVDEGSMASLSVGNSQDLDRLSFQSSKMSDLFTRFPENLLLHRVENAQGHILYAFLVENKEREGRVVHFAVLQAETATSVAKMLSIFTEFNSDWPKVKVVFVDPSFPHRAILQEIFPAARILLSIYHTTRLLEKKLHRSSANPSFKRLMKEALREAVFVTSDTSLQNLRQMSQAVLDEQLFGFLQAHWFSCELLWYMHVRKGLHACNTYMDSLDVVTSKVSSLFREQQSLPDCILRFVDYIDFFNTKGLKNVPTAPPKLKRARPASVPPKPKKAFGACWGSLPRLAVEEPKSGAQRVELEQQPQVRPSQGGMLDALHGSGSQLAYKLCQNEWEVVQNSTHLVDLAGSSVDIQLLEDSHQVSKDGRSCSCSFQRWYHLPCRHILALLHTSQKPVGEAMVCRRWQKRYQHLLGPSGELRDPLMVLNTGQPGKEGRSDMIQDLSRELANLLMQTEGPELEERCSTLRKIVDIWADPCQPPEPSQQPEDFKDVGRLPFLWGRPEEGEGLPLTGAMIHN